From one Aquicella siphonis genomic stretch:
- a CDS encoding GPW/gp25 family protein — MDAYHYFSNDLVSSNVGDLLTTDGLTLSQQRILRRLMTVPGSYIFHPDYGAGLPSYIGVPFTVQLKNLIIGLIKQQMYLEESVAKTPPPTVQLTSNYGALYVNVEYTESATRSIVVLTFKVSV; from the coding sequence ATGGATGCTTACCATTATTTTAGCAATGACCTTGTATCAAGCAATGTAGGCGATTTATTGACGACTGACGGACTGACACTTAGCCAGCAACGCATATTACGCCGCCTTATGACGGTGCCGGGCTCGTATATTTTCCACCCTGATTACGGTGCGGGCTTGCCTAGCTATATAGGTGTGCCTTTTACCGTGCAACTTAAAAACCTGATTATCGGTTTAATAAAACAGCAAATGTATTTAGAGGAAAGCGTAGCAAAGACACCGCCGCCGACCGTACAGCTAACATCAAACTACGGTGCGCTATATGTGAATGTTGAATACACCGAATCAGCAACCCGTAGCATAGTCGTCCTAACATTTAAGGTGAGCGTATAA
- a CDS encoding glycine-rich domain-containing protein, which yields MDRHINFIAQQFKTTDVLYSNLYPYIGLAKLSEALIGNDTVINGLACTETGTPSMSVLIGAGEIYQFADIDTTEYGTLPPDSRQILKQGISLTSITTDELAAPPVAGTSINYLVEFTLSEVDGDAAVIPYYDASNPPVPLNGAGGNGIAQNMLRKDIVSYQIVPGIPAATGTQTTPTPDAGYVGAWVITLDYGDTAITNSKISMYPNAPFMAAYYDGTTLAQLQQSNSEIYAADSSGTPNIVTATLSPALTQYGSGGLLVYILIANTNTGASTVELNGLGAKDIIMNDGTACEGGELVAGQIAKFIYNGSEFQILNPANLTFSGITRINPLVLTSTSSSTYTPTTGMKFIRVRMVGAGGGAGGNKNPGSAYYSAPSGGNSGSYLEFFMTAAQVGASKSYQCGTGGAGGNTATPTNGSAGGNTTFGDWVAAGGKGGIAMTGVVGSSVISTLPAQNSANTIGTGMLLLDIPGSLPNYGVALTVPFGITSLGGNSYLTIYNINGATQQGIIDANIANNIFVSSRAGTGKGNGANANLAINNGSTQGGSVGGNGVILVDEYI from the coding sequence ATGGATAGGCATATTAACTTTATTGCCCAGCAGTTCAAAACGACTGATGTGCTTTATTCAAACCTTTACCCTTATATAGGCTTAGCAAAATTATCAGAAGCATTAATAGGTAATGATACCGTTATAAACGGGCTAGCCTGTACTGAGACGGGGACGCCTAGCATGTCGGTGCTGATCGGCGCGGGCGAGATTTACCAGTTTGCTGATATTGATACTACAGAATATGGTACATTGCCGCCTGATAGCCGACAAATACTGAAACAAGGTATTAGCCTTACAAGCATTACTACTGATGAACTTGCCGCGCCGCCGGTAGCCGGTACTAGCATAAATTACCTTGTGGAATTTACTTTATCAGAAGTTGACGGTGATGCGGCTGTCATACCCTACTATGATGCTAGCAACCCGCCTGTGCCGCTTAACGGCGCCGGCGGTAACGGCATTGCTCAAAACATGCTACGCAAAGATATAGTAAGTTACCAGATTGTGCCGGGTATACCGGCCGCTACGGGTACGCAAACCACACCTACACCAGATGCAGGCTATGTGGGTGCATGGGTGATCACACTTGATTACGGTGATACGGCGATCACCAATAGTAAAATATCAATGTACCCTAACGCGCCTTTCATGGCGGCTTATTATGACGGCACAACTTTAGCGCAATTGCAACAAAGCAATAGTGAAATTTATGCCGCTGATAGTAGCGGCACACCGAATATAGTAACAGCAACATTAAGCCCCGCTTTAACGCAATACGGTTCAGGTGGCTTGCTGGTATATATTCTGATTGCGAATACCAACACGGGGGCTAGCACAGTTGAGTTAAACGGTTTGGGTGCAAAAGATATCATCATGAATGACGGTACAGCTTGCGAAGGGGGCGAACTAGTAGCCGGGCAAATAGCAAAATTTATTTATAACGGTAGTGAATTTCAAATTTTAAATCCCGCAAATTTAACCTTTTCGGGTATAACCCGAATTAACCCGTTAGTTCTAACATCAACATCATCCAGTACCTACACGCCCACAACCGGCATGAAATTCATACGGGTACGTATGGTAGGCGCCGGCGGCGGTGCCGGTGGCAATAAAAACCCCGGCAGTGCATATTATTCAGCACCGTCAGGCGGTAATTCAGGTAGTTACTTGGAATTTTTTATGACGGCCGCGCAGGTAGGTGCAAGCAAAAGTTACCAATGCGGCACGGGTGGTGCGGGCGGTAATACGGCAACACCTACAAACGGTAGCGCTGGCGGTAATACCACATTCGGTGATTGGGTAGCCGCGGGCGGCAAGGGCGGTATTGCCATGACGGGTGTAGTAGGCTCTAGCGTGATAAGCACATTACCGGCACAGAATTCAGCAAACACAATAGGCACAGGTATGTTGTTATTGGATATACCGGGTAGCTTGCCCAATTACGGCGTGGCATTGACGGTACCTTTCGGCATTACTTCGTTAGGGGGTAACTCATACCTCACAATTTACAATATAAACGGCGCCACACAACAAGGTATTATTGATGCAAATATTGCAAATAATATATTCGTATCATCAAGAGCGGGAACCGGTAAGGGTAATGGTGCCAATGCCAATTTAGCTATTAATAATGGTTCAACGCAAGGCGGAAGTGTTGGCGGAAACGGTGTCATATTGGTTGATGAATATATCTAA
- a CDS encoding DUF6948 domain-containing protein, with translation MLEKKYVIVRTYSAGVFAGELESRNGQEIILTNARRLWYWDGASSLSELAMHGVSKPLNCKFPCEVDRIELLQVIEILDVTEKAKKSIKGVPIWTQH, from the coding sequence ATGTTAGAAAAAAAATATGTAATAGTGAGGACGTATTCAGCTGGAGTTTTTGCGGGTGAATTAGAATCTCGGAATGGGCAGGAGATAATTTTAACAAATGCTCGCAGATTGTGGTATTGGGATGGTGCATCATCATTAAGTGAGTTGGCTATGCACGGAGTTTCAAAACCATTAAATTGCAAATTTCCATGTGAAGTAGATAGGATTGAATTATTACAAGTCATCGAAATACTAGATGTTACAGAAAAAGCAAAAAAATCTATAAAAGGCGTGCCAATATGGACTCAACATTAA
- a CDS encoding IS3 family transposase (programmed frameshift), with product MTISNTIEPVEIYSNTQRRKRWSAIEKHKIVQETYQPGATVSYIARKHGIPPSQLFYWRKVMESGALTGIKTEEELVPVSEVNDLKKRIKQLERVLGQKTMDIEILREAVKIGREKKLNLTATIARIGRFGLRAIARALQVARSNIMEKLKKMKKHITRYNPQEDEALLPYIREIADQRGSYGYRRITTLLNHRLRNEGKNTVNHKRVYRIMKLNKLLLPAYGKKPSRIHDGKIITLRSNTRWCSDAFSIQCQNGDRVFVAFAMDTCDREVLGYVASTIGIDGEAIRDLMTECVEHRFGKVDRLPRPIQWLTDNGPCYVSHDTVKFARTLGFDVCTTPSYSPESNGMAEAFVKTFKRDYASLDKLENMHDVMSKLSRWFDDYNENAPHQGLKMMSPRQFLRAANGN from the exons ATGACTATATCAAACACAATAGAACCTGTTGAAATTTACTCCAACACGCAACGCAGAAAGCGCTGGTCAGCCATAGAAAAGCACAAAATCGTTCAAGAAACGTACCAACCAGGTGCCACCGTCTCGTATATCGCCCGTAAACATGGTATACCCCCGAGTCAATTATTCTATTGGCGTAAAGTGATGGAGAGCGGTGCCTTGACTGGTATTAAAACAGAAGAAGAACTCGTTCCAGTGAGCGAAGTTAATGATTTGAAAAAGCGTATCAAGCAGCTGGAGCGCGTGCTTGGCCAGAAAACGATGGATATCGAAATTCTGCGCGAAGCAGTGAAAATAGGTCGCGAAAAAAAACTTA ATCTCACGGCAACCATTGCCCGGATTGGAAGATTTGGATTAAGGGCTATTGCACGGGCACTACAAGTTGCGCGTTCAAATATTATGGAGAAGCTGAAGAAAATGAAAAAGCACATTACACGATATAATCCGCAGGAAGATGAAGCTCTGTTGCCATACATTCGTGAAATAGCGGATCAACGTGGCAGTTACGGTTATCGACGCATCACGACGTTATTGAACCATCGCTTGCGAAATGAAGGTAAAAATACGGTAAATCACAAGCGCGTCTATCGAATCATGAAGCTGAATAAATTGCTTTTACCAGCTTATGGTAAGAAGCCGTCGCGCATACATGATGGCAAGATTATCACGCTGAGAAGCAACACTCGGTGGTGTTCAGATGCATTTAGCATTCAGTGCCAGAATGGAGATAGAGTGTTTGTAGCCTTTGCGATGGATACATGTGATCGAGAAGTGCTTGGATATGTTGCATCAACAATTGGTATTGATGGTGAAGCCATTCGTGATTTGATGACTGAGTGCGTTGAACACCGATTTGGAAAAGTTGATAGACTGCCACGCCCGATACAATGGCTCACTGACAATGGACCTTGCTATGTATCGCATGACACCGTTAAATTTGCTAGGACACTCGGCTTTGATGTTTGTACAACACCATCTTACAGTCCGGAAAGTAATGGTATGGCTGAGGCTTTTGTTAAGACTTTTAAACGAGATTATGCGTCATTGGATAAGCTTGAGAATATGCATGATGTGATGAGCAAGCTATCAAGATGGTTCGATGACTATAATGAGAATGCACCCCATCAAGGATTGAAAATGATGTCACCACGTCAATTTTTAAGGGCTGCGAACGGAAACTAG
- a CDS encoding Thoeris anti-defense Tad2 family protein, with amino-acid sequence MDFCTAFKHIKAGKIVKRRGVDITTKKTFWYFLYLDLDYIKLNPVPHDGYFFPIKYKNEFSDLVFDWQPIQADLFALDWEVAKNVRRRKPIIKD; translated from the coding sequence ATGGACTTTTGCACGGCATTTAAACATATAAAGGCTGGGAAAATCGTAAAAAGGCGTGGCGTTGATATTACCACAAAAAAAACTTTCTGGTATTTTCTATACCTTGATCTGGATTATATAAAATTAAACCCGGTACCGCATGACGGTTATTTTTTTCCGATAAAATATAAAAATGAATTTAGCGATCTAGTATTCGATTGGCAACCTATCCAGGCTGACCTATTTGCTTTGGATTGGGAGGTTGCAAAGAATGTGCGGCGTAGAAAACCTATAATTAAAGATTAA
- a CDS encoding phage tail tape measure protein: MNENYTVAVKLSLINDVSKGMIALGAQFSTLQKQADLFQAKLTAIKSTAAMGGVLLASGAALASPLIVATKMAGNLEQQLKNVQIVTHATNKEMNDFRGTLENLPGMFSSLEAANIARQIALSGNFKIQDVAGLMPEFTKFATVQKMLKGTDYEKSTEMGIKIAEITGHFDPESIKKSLDAFNKLSLIMPGSLDKVLKAFQYAEGTMKNVMGVSDETTMLMVAMLQRMGVESTRAGSSLLSMVSRTIPQVMGSGLWVGRSAEALKNMGLLNAAGQADVFTEGKFDFYKFMGKMSNYVIEQFKQNPAQVARNNIMSNMQFAFGTTGTRLASIFMTGKGLGQMAEINQQYKMHPDLEKTYNEMNDLFNKQLYESAARFKTVIMELGVTLLPIATGALKYFNEHIIKLTNYVRENQATVGKIAKTILAVAGLTALGGTLLLLKAGLTGLLLPLSLVTKTMPALMLAITGISVPGIIAAGVIGAVGYGLYKLYENGYLSGETVKNLAVTIKNSLVDAVEKLKAEFEKLSDMFHYIADTLKTVFDYIGDKVKKVTAYLGENFPLHDEGGRQTMTGAVLQKAQNIYTSSPLEKVVNTALGAVTMPFRGAYAAYDLLKKTGQYDADKMPAIKAVAPEAPKYDAAYFATVLPQQKTPVQPINNHTTNNYSTVNNSTNSPAPNFISHRQAQNAPAQAAPQTIQIQNDIHLDGNKIGTQLVKKIYQTATASPNTGSMFDSSLSPMPTNVNAFGITY; the protein is encoded by the coding sequence ATGAATGAAAATTATACCGTTGCGGTCAAGCTGTCACTTATAAATGACGTTAGCAAAGGCATGATTGCTTTAGGTGCGCAATTTTCTACATTACAAAAACAAGCTGATTTATTCCAAGCAAAGCTTACCGCTATTAAATCAACCGCGGCCATGGGCGGTGTATTGTTGGCAAGCGGTGCGGCATTAGCGAGCCCTTTGATCGTAGCAACCAAGATGGCCGGTAACCTTGAGCAACAATTAAAGAACGTACAAATTGTTACCCATGCCACTAACAAAGAGATGAATGATTTTAGGGGCACGTTAGAAAACTTGCCCGGTATGTTCAGTAGCTTGGAGGCGGCTAACATTGCACGCCAGATCGCACTTAGCGGTAATTTCAAAATACAGGATGTCGCGGGGTTGATGCCTGAATTTACGAAATTCGCTACTGTACAAAAAATGCTTAAAGGTACTGATTATGAAAAGTCTACCGAAATGGGCATTAAAATTGCTGAGATCACCGGCCATTTTGACCCCGAATCAATCAAAAAGTCATTAGATGCCTTTAATAAATTAAGCCTTATCATGCCCGGTAGCTTGGATAAGGTATTAAAAGCATTCCAGTATGCCGAAGGTACGATGAAAAATGTCATGGGCGTAAGTGATGAAACCACTATGCTTATGGTTGCCATGTTGCAACGCATGGGTGTTGAAAGCACGCGTGCCGGTTCATCATTACTTTCTATGGTGTCACGTACTATCCCCCAAGTGATGGGTTCAGGGCTATGGGTAGGGCGTAGTGCTGAAGCGTTAAAAAATATGGGCCTATTAAATGCCGCGGGGCAGGCTGATGTATTCACCGAAGGCAAGTTTGATTTCTATAAGTTCATGGGAAAAATGAGCAATTATGTTATTGAGCAATTCAAGCAAAACCCCGCACAAGTTGCCCGTAATAACATAATGAGCAACATGCAATTTGCATTCGGCACCACGGGTACGCGGCTTGCCAGCATTTTTATGACAGGTAAAGGGTTGGGGCAGATGGCTGAAATTAACCAGCAATACAAAATGCACCCTGACCTAGAGAAAACATACAATGAAATGAATGATCTATTTAATAAACAATTATATGAATCAGCGGCACGTTTCAAAACTGTGATAATGGAATTGGGTGTGACGTTATTGCCTATTGCTACCGGCGCACTTAAATATTTCAATGAACATATTATAAAGCTCACAAATTATGTGCGTGAAAACCAAGCGACTGTAGGCAAGATCGCAAAGACAATCCTTGCTGTGGCCGGGCTTACCGCTTTAGGGGGCACGTTGTTATTGCTTAAAGCCGGGTTAACCGGTTTACTATTGCCGTTATCACTCGTTACTAAAACAATGCCCGCATTAATGCTGGCAATCACCGGCATATCAGTGCCGGGCATCATAGCGGCGGGGGTAATAGGTGCGGTAGGTTACGGGTTATATAAGCTGTATGAGAACGGGTACCTATCAGGTGAAACTGTTAAAAATTTAGCGGTTACGATTAAGAATAGCTTGGTGGATGCGGTTGAAAAACTGAAGGCTGAGTTCGAAAAACTTTCAGATATGTTTCATTATATTGCCGACACCTTGAAAACAGTATTTGATTATATCGGGGATAAAGTAAAAAAAGTCACCGCCTATTTAGGTGAAAATTTCCCCCTGCATGATGAGGGCGGCCGGCAAACAATGACGGGTGCCGTTTTGCAAAAAGCGCAAAATATTTACACCTCTAGCCCGCTCGAAAAAGTAGTTAATACCGCATTAGGTGCGGTGACTATGCCTTTTAGGGGTGCATACGCGGCGTATGATTTATTGAAAAAAACAGGGCAATATGATGCCGATAAAATGCCCGCTATAAAAGCGGTAGCCCCTGAAGCCCCTAAGTATGATGCCGCTTATTTTGCAACCGTATTGCCGCAACAAAAAACACCCGTACAGCCTATCAATAACCATACAACCAATAATTATTCAACAGTAAATAATTCGACTAATAGCCCCGCGCCTAATTTCATATCGCATAGGCAAGCGCAAAATGCACCCGCGCAAGCCGCGCCGCAAACCATCCAGATTCAAAATGATATACACCTAGACGGTAACAAAATAGGCACGCAACTTGTAAAGAAAATTTACCAAACGGCAACAGCCTCGCCTAATACGGGTTCAATGTTTGATTCTAGCTTAAGCCCTATGCCTACAAACGTAAATGCGTTCGGTATTACCTATTAA
- a CDS encoding baseplate J/gp47 family protein, producing the protein MPLQTQDFTTLVRNQIAAIQASSTDLLDFTTGSVLLALIEANTAGVALWLQGLASYDLSLARAATSNGTDLDSWMADFGFVREPATYATGTVTFARTDASIQTLIAVGAQVQTSNAVAVFSVTADTTDPNYNASLNGYVLNAGITSITVPVQATVAGTSGNVGANTITVAISPIAYVDTVTNAASFTNGMNAENDADFRARFVLYLASLSKATYSAIAYAIETVTGVTSYSITENEDYSGTTKYGYFYVVVDDGTGTPSGGFISTVNDAVDAVRGLTITFGVFAPIVVTVDAAMTVTAATGYDHGAVAALVETAIEDYLNNLDLGEPVYYTRIMQIAYDASPGVLNVSGYTLDGGTSDIAITAKQIAKAGTVTIS; encoded by the coding sequence ATGCCTTTACAGACACAAGATTTTACGACGCTGGTACGTAACCAGATTGCGGCAATACAGGCAAGCTCTACCGACCTGTTAGATTTTACTACGGGTTCAGTATTGCTTGCGCTTATTGAAGCCAACACCGCGGGTGTTGCCCTTTGGTTGCAGGGGCTTGCATCATATGATCTATCGCTTGCGCGGGCCGCCACCTCAAACGGCACTGATCTTGATAGCTGGATGGCCGATTTCGGGTTTGTACGTGAACCCGCCACCTATGCTACGGGCACCGTCACTTTCGCCCGTACTGATGCAAGCATACAAACGTTAATCGCCGTAGGTGCGCAAGTACAAACCTCAAATGCCGTTGCCGTGTTCAGTGTAACGGCTGATACGACTGACCCTAATTATAATGCCAGCTTAAACGGCTATGTTTTGAACGCGGGTATTACTAGCATAACGGTGCCGGTACAGGCTACCGTGGCGGGCACTAGCGGTAACGTAGGGGCGAATACTATAACGGTGGCTATTTCACCCATTGCCTATGTTGATACCGTCACTAACGCGGCAAGCTTCACAAACGGCATGAATGCTGAAAATGATGCTGATTTTAGAGCACGCTTTGTGCTTTATTTGGCCTCATTAAGCAAGGCAACCTATTCAGCGATTGCCTATGCAATTGAAACGGTGACCGGTGTTACTTCCTATTCTATTACTGAAAATGAGGATTATAGCGGTACGACAAAGTACGGCTATTTTTATGTCGTGGTAGATGACGGCACCGGAACGCCCTCAGGCGGATTTATAAGCACGGTGAATGATGCGGTTGATGCGGTGCGCGGTTTAACTATTACTTTCGGTGTGTTTGCGCCGATAGTTGTAACCGTCGATGCGGCTATGACGGTTACCGCGGCAACGGGGTATGACCACGGTGCGGTGGCCGCATTAGTTGAAACAGCAATTGAGGATTATTTAAACAATCTTGATTTGGGCGAACCTGTTTATTACACCCGCATCATGCAAATAGCATATGACGCATCCCCCGGCGTACTCAATGTTTCAGGCTACACACTTGACGGCGGCACCAGTGATATTGCTATCACGGCAAAGCAAATCGCAAAAGCCGGCACAGTGACTATTTCATAA
- a CDS encoding Acb2/Tad1 domain-containing protein, with the protein MVRFSGGNSTEELFHAIETPQYADARMKAIAKTNLEQAVMWAVKGVTNPPKA; encoded by the coding sequence GTGGTCCGGTTTAGCGGGGGCAATTCCACTGAGGAGTTATTTCACGCAATTGAAACGCCGCAATATGCCGATGCCCGTATGAAAGCCATTGCAAAAACCAACCTTGAACAGGCGGTCATGTGGGCGGTGAAGGGTGTGACTAATCCCCCTAAAGCTTAG
- a CDS encoding type VI secretion system Vgr family protein encodes MDIHNVNRLLNLLKGQTAGSFNSMAFTRIGTVDEYNPALYRASVRIQPENIKTDLLPILTPWVGNNWGFYTGLNNGDAVCVLFLAGNFSSGIICLGLNNIENKPVTDGPPAGEAWMQHKTGTYLKFLTDGTIEIKTLDGDENKTNININSNIVVTGNITCTGDILDNSGTNANNIAAMRTIFNEHIHPTPSGDSDIPTTQM; translated from the coding sequence ATGGATATACATAATGTAAACCGGCTATTGAACCTTCTAAAAGGCCAGACAGCCGGTAGTTTTAATTCTATGGCATTTACGCGCATAGGCACGGTAGATGAATATAATCCCGCACTCTACCGCGCATCAGTACGGATACAACCCGAAAACATAAAAACCGACCTATTGCCTATCTTAACGCCGTGGGTGGGTAATAATTGGGGTTTTTATACGGGGTTGAATAACGGTGATGCGGTATGCGTTTTGTTCCTTGCCGGTAATTTTTCATCAGGCATTATATGTCTAGGCTTGAATAATATTGAGAACAAACCCGTAACTGACGGGCCGCCGGCGGGCGAGGCTTGGATGCAACACAAGACGGGCACTTATTTAAAGTTCCTTACCGACGGTACGATTGAAATTAAAACATTAGACGGTGATGAAAATAAAACAAACATTAATATAAATTCTAATATTGTCGTAACCGGCAATATTACTTGCACCGGCGATATATTGGATAATAGCGGTACTAACGCAAACAATATCGCCGCAATGCGCACTATATTCAATGAACACATACACCCTACACCATCAGGCGATAGCGATATACCGACTACACAGATGTAA
- a CDS encoding HK97-gp10 family putative phage morphogenesis protein: protein MNKFFSSPQKFAEHLLKAATAEINAIKNGLDKVAEVVEKEAKNEIGHLQKAKGPFPAWEELADATKADKERLGYVYNRDYNPLFRTGELRASIQSEVNMAELYAIVGSKSPIAAFQEFGTSRIPPRPYIGPAFYKNRALIAKIFGKAVLVGIAGGHTISMDIGKELGYHQDIKL from the coding sequence GTGAATAAATTTTTTTCCAGCCCGCAAAAATTTGCCGAGCATTTATTGAAGGCGGCAACGGCTGAGATAAACGCTATTAAAAACGGGCTTGATAAGGTTGCTGAGGTAGTAGAAAAAGAGGCAAAGAATGAAATCGGGCATTTGCAAAAAGCTAAAGGGCCTTTCCCCGCTTGGGAGGAACTTGCTGATGCAACAAAGGCTGACAAGGAGCGGTTGGGGTATGTTTACAACCGCGATTATAACCCCTTGTTCAGGACGGGTGAGTTACGGGCTAGCATACAATCAGAAGTGAATATGGCTGAGCTATATGCGATTGTGGGTTCTAAAAGCCCTATAGCGGCTTTTCAGGAGTTCGGTACATCACGCATACCCCCGCGCCCTTACATAGGCCCCGCATTTTATAAAAACCGCGCCCTTATTGCTAAGATTTTCGGCAAAGCGGTATTAGTAGGTATTGCCGGGGGGCACACTATCAGCATGGATATCGGTAAAGAGCTAGGCTACCACCAGGACATCAAGCTATGA
- the bet gene encoding phage recombination protein Bet yields MSNELQKAAPLNNMLAMWRDPEQLKTIRSIYAKDATDLEFKTFVELGIATGLNPFLREIWLVKYDKNSAAQIFIGRDGYRKSISTKEYYRGHHADAVYSNDDFCFDLTKGEVRHTYNLKDRGKLLGAYSIVHMANVPRPFYVFVELHEYDLGHSLWKTKKATMIKKVAECQAIRMADSCTFGGTYSEDEMPEHMREESKASQLNKRLELKPSNTFDGEIVNPATGEVTETVNTTAEAQVPPAEQPLEQELLVSVDTIKTKIQNADNAQMLVDAVDLVNSLPGSMMADKKELMNLYRQKQKELG; encoded by the coding sequence ATGAGTAATGAGTTACAAAAAGCCGCACCGTTAAATAACATGCTAGCCATGTGGCGCGACCCCGAACAGCTTAAAACAATACGCTCAATTTATGCGAAAGACGCTACTGACCTTGAATTTAAAACTTTTGTTGAATTAGGCATAGCTACGGGCTTAAACCCTTTTCTCCGTGAAATCTGGCTAGTTAAATATGACAAAAATTCAGCCGCGCAGATATTCATAGGACGTGACGGCTATAGAAAATCCATAAGTACAAAAGAATATTACCGAGGGCACCATGCTGATGCCGTCTATTCAAATGATGATTTCTGTTTCGACTTAACAAAAGGCGAAGTGCGCCATACCTATAACTTAAAAGACCGCGGCAAGTTGCTAGGCGCCTATTCAATCGTCCACATGGCAAATGTACCGCGCCCCTTTTACGTATTCGTAGAACTACATGAATATGACTTAGGGCATAGTTTATGGAAAACCAAGAAAGCCACGATGATTAAAAAGGTAGCGGAATGCCAAGCAATACGCATGGCCGATTCATGCACCTTCGGCGGCACGTACAGTGAAGATGAAATGCCTGAACACATGCGCGAGGAAAGCAAGGCGAGCCAGCTTAACAAACGGCTTGAGCTAAAGCCTAGCAATACTTTTGACGGTGAGATCGTAAACCCCGCTACGGGTGAAGTGACAGAAACGGTTAATACAACCGCCGAGGCACAAGTACCGCCGGCTGAACAGCCGCTTGAACAAGAGTTGCTTGTATCAGTCGATACAATAAAAACAAAAATACAAAATGCCGATAATGCGCAAATGCTGGTCGATGCGGTTGACCTCGTTAATTCATTGCCCGGTAGCATGATGGCCGACAAAAAAGAATTAATGAACCTATACAGACAAAAACAGAAAGAGTTGGGTTAA
- a CDS encoding tyrosine-type recombinase/integrase, giving the protein MARQNRGQAKVLTKDEFKRLIKIVSARKYAKRDYLILLFSFGLGLRSIEIANLKVKDVLDDNLNVHEVVELQRTKGNTPRAMYLTDERIRAAIKDYIDWRIDRALKKREVFSRNQPFFVSQKGGGFSNITLTMLFDKIYKEAGIKASSHSGRRTFATNLVEEGIDVKSLQLLMGHSNVQQTLKYVDGNPERLKKLVMNALY; this is encoded by the coding sequence ATGGCAAGGCAAAACCGTGGACAAGCCAAAGTCCTAACGAAGGATGAATTCAAAAGACTGATCAAAATTGTTTCTGCTAGAAAATATGCCAAACGCGATTACCTAATCCTCCTTTTTTCTTTCGGGTTAGGGTTACGTTCAATAGAAATAGCCAACCTCAAAGTCAAAGACGTGCTTGACGATAACCTAAACGTACATGAAGTGGTTGAACTACAACGTACCAAGGGTAATACGCCGCGCGCCATGTATTTAACTGATGAACGCATTAGAGCCGCTATTAAAGATTATATTGATTGGCGAATTGACCGCGCGTTAAAAAAACGCGAAGTGTTTTCGCGCAACCAACCATTTTTTGTTTCGCAAAAAGGGGGCGGTTTTTCTAACATCACACTCACCATGTTGTTTGATAAAATCTACAAAGAAGCAGGTATAAAAGCAAGTTCGCATAGCGGCCGTAGAACGTTTGCAACGAATTTAGTAGAAGAAGGCATTGATGTTAAATCATTGCAATTGTTAATGGGCCATTCCAATGTTCAACAAACATTGAAATATGTTGACGGCAACCCTGAACGATTAAAAAAATTGGTCATGAATGCGCTTTATTAA
- a CDS encoding DUF2829 domain-containing protein has translation MNFSEALNLIKEGKRVSRSGWNGKNMFLYLVKGSEFIVNRPPLLGIYPEGTKTKYHAHIDMKTSQGYCVPWVPSQSDLLSEDWEIVE, from the coding sequence ATGAATTTTAGCGAAGCGTTAAATTTAATTAAAGAAGGTAAAAGAGTCTCGCGTTCAGGTTGGAACGGAAAAAATATGTTTTTATATCTAGTTAAAGGTAGTGAGTTTATTGTTAATCGCCCTCCTTTGCTTGGGATTTATCCTGAAGGCACCAAAACAAAATATCATGCACACATCGATATGAAAACTTCTCAAGGATATTGTGTTCCATGGGTGCCTTCGCAATCTGATTTGTTGTCAGAAGACTGGGAAATAGTAGAATGA